The Thiorhodovibrio frisius genome segment AGCACGAACAGTACAGCGTTTAGCGATTCATCCACCAGCTCCCAGAAGGAATCCAGGTGCTCGCGCGTTTTGTTTGACATGGCGCCGCCGAGTCCCTGGTTACCGATCATCAAGCCGGCGACCACCACGGCAATGGGGGCGGATAAATGCACATGCTCGGCAATCGCGTAGCCTCCACTCGCCACGGCGAGCGTAATCAACACCTCAGCCTGATAATTGTCGATGCGTCTAAGCATTTCGAGCGCAATCTGACCAACGATGAGCCCGAAGATGGCACCGCCGATGGCCTCCTGTGCAAACAGGACCAGCACATGATCGAGACTGATGTGCTGACCGTCGATGGCTATGTCGAATAGCACCATGAAGAGCACCACCGCGACGCCATCATTGAACAGAGACTCTCCGGTGATCTTGGTCGCCAGACTTTTGGGCGCGCCGGCGCTTTTGAGTATTCCCAGTACGGCAATCGGGTCGGTTGGTGAAATAAGGGCACCGAATAGCAGACAATAAATATAGGGAATATCGAAGCCCAGCAGCAGAAAGACCAGATAGACCGCAAGGCTAATGATCAGGCTAGCGAGAAAAACGCCAATTGTGGTGAGGGCCGCAATGGTGTTGCGGTGTTCTGCCAGATCATGAATGTTGACATGCAAGGCTCCGGCAAACAGCAGAAAGCTCAGCATGCCGTGCAAAACGGTGGCATTGAAGTCGACGCTTGCCACCAGTTCGCGGGCGTCCAGGGCGATATACTCGCTCAGTGGCAATGGCAGTAGCAGGACCAGCGACATCGCCAGCGCCATCATCATCAAACCGATTGCCGTTGGCAGTTTAAGAAAGCGGGTATTGAGCCAGCTAAAAACCGCCGACAAGGAAATCAATACTGCGATGACATCAAAAAGATCCATACTTCAGGTCCTCTAAAGTGTCTGGTGAGGTGGCTGGTCGCCGGAGTCTTTCACCAGGGATGGGGCTGTGGGTGAAGCGCGATCAGGGAATTCACATAAATCCGCGATGCAACAATCCGTGCAGCGCGGGCGGCGGGCCGTGCAGCTGTAGCGACCGTGTAGGATGAGCCAGTGGTGGGCGTCTTTGAGGAATTCTTGCGGGACTAAGCGCAGCAGTTGCTTTTCGACCGCGAGCGGCGTTTTGCCTGGGGCGAGGCGGGTGCGGTTGGCAACACGAAAAATATGGGTATCGACGGCGATGGTCGGCTCGCCGAAGGCAGTGTTCAGGATGACATTGGCGGTCTTGCGCCCGACACCGGGCAGGGCTTCGAGTGCAGCGCGCTCGCGCGGGACTTGGCCCTGGTGGTGTTCAAGCAACAGGGCGCAAGTTTTGAGGATATTCCGAGTCTTGGTGTTGAACAGGCCAATGGTGCGGATGTGTTCGCTCAAGCCTGCCTCGCCGAGCGCGAACATGGCACGGGGTGTGTTGGCGATGGCAAAGAGCGTCTCGGTGGCCTTGTTGACGCTTTTGTCCGTGGCCTGGGCGGATAGGATCACGGCGATCAGCAGCTCGAACGGAGAGGCATAGCGCAGCTCCGTGGTGGGGTGCGGATTCGCGGCGCGCAGACGGGTGAAAATCTCGGTGCGTTTGGCTCTGTTCATGTTGGCGGTAAAGGATAGCCCAAACAGACAGGGTTGTTGGTGGCTTTAGGGCTTTTCAGGCAGGCTTTTTCGGGATGGGCCAGGCGCTGGGGCCTTGCGGCTTGCGAGATGGTCAGGACTGTCTAAAATAACAGTATTCTGATCTTCATTGATCCTAACCCACTCTGGAGTCGCCCGTGGCAGAGCCCACCTTGACTGACCGCCAGCGGGAAATTCTGGCGTTGATTCGCCGCTATGTGCTGGAGACCGGTTATCCGCCGACGCGCGCGGAGATTGCCGCCGCCTGCGGTTTCCGCTCGGTCAATGCAGCCGTAGACCACCTTAAGGCGCTGGCCCGTCGCGGGGTGATTGAGCTTAAACCGGGCGCGTCGCGCGGCATCCGGCTGCTTGATTCGCCCGCGCCCGCCTCAGCCCCTCCCGCGGCTGGCACTCTGCCGCTGGTCGGGCGAGTGGCCGCAGGGCGCCCCCTGCTGGCGCTCGAGCATATCGAGGACTATTACCCAATTGACCCCGCCCTGTTTCACCCGCGTGCGGATTATCTGCTGCGGGTCAGTGGCGCGAGCATGCGCGATGCCGGCATTTTCGATGGCGATCTGCTCGCGGTGCGGCGCACGGCAGAGGCGTGCAATGGGCAGATTCTCATCGTGCGTGTCGATGATGAAGTCACGGTCAAGCGTTTCCAGCAATCCGACGATGCACCTCATCGCGTGCGCCTGTTGCCCGCAAACCCGGAGTTTGACCCCATCGATATCGACTTGCGCGCGCAGGAATTGGCGGTCGAAGGTCTGGCTGTTGGCGTGCTGCGCCGGCAACTGGCGACATCTTTGGGGGGCTGATCCTTGGCACTGGCAACGGCAAGCACCCCGGAGCCGATGGATGTCGTCGCGGCAGCGGGATTGGCACCGGTATCGGCACCAGGACTGTCACCGGGACCAGTATCACCTCCTGTACCCAGGGCGCTGTTAGAGGAACTACTCGCTGAGCGCGGCGACCTGTGGCGTGGCAAGGGAGAGACGGCTTGTGCCGAGCCTGGGCTGGCGAGCGGTTTCGCAGCCCTGGATCGGGCGTTGGTCGGCGGCGGCTGGCCCAACGCCGGTCTGTGCGAGATTCTGACCGACAGTCCCGGTCCGGGCCTGGCGTTGATTTTGCCTGCACTGGCGCGGCTTGGCCGGCAGCGCCCCTGGATACTCATGGCTGCGCCGCCGCTGCTGCCCTATGCGCCGGCGCTGGCGGCCCGTGGCCTGGAGCCGGGTCGATTGCTGGTTGTCACCTGCCAGCCGGTGTTGTGGGTCATGGAACAGGCGCTGCAGGCTGGTAGTTGTGCCGCCGTCATTGGCTGGATCGAGCGCGGTACGATGGCGGACCTGCGGCGTTTGCAGCTGGCATCGGTGCAAACGCGCACCCCTGCCTTTGTGTTTCGCCCGCCAGCCGTGGCGACTCAGCCATCGCCCGCCGGTCTGCGCCTGCAACTCGGTGCCATGACGCCCAATCAACTCGAGCTCAGGCTGCTCAAACAGCGCGGTCGTTCAGCGACGGTCAAGCTGCGGTTCTAAGGCTCATGGTCCCGCTCACCACCAGCACTGAAGCGGCTGCTTCACGCTAATTGGCATGCTCCCATCCTGTTGGTTGGCGGTGTCTTTCCCGGCGCTCCCGCTCGAAGTCTATCAGCGCGCCTGGGGTGAGCAGCGACCCCTTGCCATTACGGATGGGGCGCGGGTCATCGCCTGCAATCCGGCGGCACGGGCGGTGGGCGTGCGCGCAGGGCTCGCGCGTTTGGCGGCGCTTGCGCTGAGTGCTGAGTTATGCACACGTCCACGCCGCCCGGCGCTGGAGCGGGCCGCGCTTGAGCGTCTCGCCGCCTGGGCGCTGGCGTTTAGCGATCAGGTCAGTGTGGCGCCACCTCGGGCGTTGGTTCTCGAGGCAGGGCGCAGTCTGAAGCTCTTTGGCGGTGCCCAAGCCTTCTATCGCGCTGTGGTTGAGGCAGCCGCAGCTCTCGGCTATCAAGCACAGGTCTGCATGGCGCCGACGCCCGGGGGTGCTCTGCTGCTGGCGGCCTGGGGCTGCGAGGAAATCCTTGTCCGCCCCGAGGATCTGCGCCGGCGGCTGGCTGCACTGCCACCGCTGGCGCTGGGTTTGAATGCGCGCGCCCAAGCCGACTGCCAGCGCATGGGCCTAGGCTGCATTGGCGATCTGCTGGCATTGCCGCGCGCCGGTCTGGCCCTGCGTTTTGGCACCGCGCTGGTGGACAGGCTCGAAGCTGTGCTGGGCGAAAAGCCTGATCCGCGACTGCCGTTTGTCCCGCCGGATCGCTTTCATGGCGAGCTGGAATTGCCGGTTGAGATACAGGAGACGGACGCGCTCATCTTTGCCTGCCGGCGGCTGCTGGCGGAGCTTTGCCGTTTGTTGCAGGCGCGCCAGGCGGTGGTGTCGATGCTCTACTGGACCTGGCTTCATGCCGAGGGGCAGAGCACGGCGCTGCGCCTCGGCAGCGCCAGACCCGAGGCCGACCTAGAGTCCTGGACGTGGTTGCTGCGCGCGCGTCTGGCCGCTGCGCCGGTGGTGGCGCCGGTGCGGGCGATTGTGCTCGCGAGCGATCCTTTTCAGATGATCACCCTGCACACTGGCGATTTGTTTGCGCACCATGAAGGGAGCCGTCACTATGGGGCTGATCTGCTCGATCGGCTGCGCGCACGTCTTGGCGAGGAGGCGGTTAAGACCTTGGCGCTGGTGGACGATCACCGCCCCGAGCGGGCCTGGCGCTGGATGAAACCAAGTTCGCCCCCGGGCGATGATGACCGGCCCGGGGGGCAGCCCGCTGACCTCCAGCCAATTTCAGGACGCGGGCGCGATGAGCGGCCGCTGTGGCTGTTGCAGCAACCGCTGCGTCTGCGCTTGCGCGACGGGTGTCTGTGGTTGGCCGACTCTGCCGCAGCGGCGATGCTGCCCGGGTTGGCGCGGGCGCAGCCGCTCAGATTCAGTGGTGGGCGTGAACGCATTGAAACCGGCTGGTGGGATGCGCATCCGGTGGCGCGAGATTACTTCAGCGTGCAGGCGGCAAACGGAGAAAGATTCTGGGTCTATCGCCGCCTGGCCGGGGATAGTACGCCGGGTCATGGCAGGCCGGCGCAGGCCCCTGGTGGCGAGGTGCATGCAGGCTGGTATCTGCATGGCGCTTTCGGGTTGTGAACTCAAAAAAAATCGATGCCTTGCGGTGACAAGTCCGCCGCTTTGCATGGTCGGACCGCGCCCTTTTCGATAGCAAGCCGCTGATGGCACGAGTATGATGTTGGGCCAATTCGCTCAATAAAGCGGCCGATGAGCAGGCCGTCAGCCTGGCGGTTTTCTAGCGGCAGCGGTCAAGATGCTCCGGCATTGCTAACCCGCGTGCGAGATTTTCGAATGGGCGCGCAACAGCGCCAAGGCGTATAGGTTCACAAAAGCTATGTCGACTCACCAAGAGCCTGTCACCGATCAAGCTGATGATGATCAAGCTGTGACAGATCAAACTGCACCAGATCAAGCTGCACCAGATCAAACTGTAACGGACCAACCGGGTCAAGAGGACCTGGCGAGCGCCACAATGGTGCCGGATGACGAAAAAGGGCGCTACATCGTCGCCGTTGGTGCCTCGGCCGGCGGACTCGATGCGCTGGAGCGGTTCTTTCAGGCGCTGCCCGAGCGTT includes the following:
- the nth gene encoding endonuclease III codes for the protein MNRAKRTEIFTRLRAANPHPTTELRYASPFELLIAVILSAQATDKSVNKATETLFAIANTPRAMFALGEAGLSEHIRTIGLFNTKTRNILKTCALLLEHHQGQVPRERAALEALPGVGRKTANVILNTAFGEPTIAVDTHIFRVANRTRLAPGKTPLAVEKQLLRLVPQEFLKDAHHWLILHGRYSCTARRPRCTDCCIADLCEFPDRASPTAPSLVKDSGDQPPHQTL
- the imuA gene encoding translesion DNA synthesis-associated protein ImuA — encoded protein: MALATASTPEPMDVVAAAGLAPVSAPGLSPGPVSPPVPRALLEELLAERGDLWRGKGETACAEPGLASGFAALDRALVGGGWPNAGLCEILTDSPGPGLALILPALARLGRQRPWILMAAPPLLPYAPALAARGLEPGRLLVVTCQPVLWVMEQALQAGSCAAVIGWIERGTMADLRRLQLASVQTRTPAFVFRPPAVATQPSPAGLRLQLGAMTPNQLELRLLKQRGRSATVKLRF
- the lexA gene encoding transcriptional repressor LexA, coding for MAEPTLTDRQREILALIRRYVLETGYPPTRAEIAAACGFRSVNAAVDHLKALARRGVIELKPGASRGIRLLDSPAPASAPPAAGTLPLVGRVAAGRPLLALEHIEDYYPIDPALFHPRADYLLRVSGASMRDAGIFDGDLLAVRRTAEACNGQILIVRVDDEVTVKRFQQSDDAPHRVRLLPANPEFDPIDIDLRAQELAVEGLAVGVLRRQLATSLGG
- a CDS encoding Y-family DNA polymerase yields the protein MLPSCWLAVSFPALPLEVYQRAWGEQRPLAITDGARVIACNPAARAVGVRAGLARLAALALSAELCTRPRRPALERAALERLAAWALAFSDQVSVAPPRALVLEAGRSLKLFGGAQAFYRAVVEAAAALGYQAQVCMAPTPGGALLLAAWGCEEILVRPEDLRRRLAALPPLALGLNARAQADCQRMGLGCIGDLLALPRAGLALRFGTALVDRLEAVLGEKPDPRLPFVPPDRFHGELELPVEIQETDALIFACRRLLAELCRLLQARQAVVSMLYWTWLHAEGQSTALRLGSARPEADLESWTWLLRARLAAAPVVAPVRAIVLASDPFQMITLHTGDLFAHHEGSRHYGADLLDRLRARLGEEAVKTLALVDDHRPERAWRWMKPSSPPGDDDRPGGQPADLQPISGRGRDERPLWLLQQPLRLRLRDGCLWLADSAAAAMLPGLARAQPLRFSGGRERIETGWWDAHPVARDYFSVQAANGERFWVYRRLAGDSTPGHGRPAQAPGGEVHAGWYLHGAFGL
- a CDS encoding cation:proton antiporter, with the translated sequence MDLFDVIAVLISLSAVFSWLNTRFLKLPTAIGLMMMALAMSLVLLLPLPLSEYIALDARELVASVDFNATVLHGMLSFLLFAGALHVNIHDLAEHRNTIAALTTIGVFLASLIISLAVYLVFLLLGFDIPYIYCLLFGALISPTDPIAVLGILKSAGAPKSLATKITGESLFNDGVAVVLFMVLFDIAIDGQHISLDHVLVLFAQEAIGGAIFGLIVGQIALEMLRRIDNYQAEVLITLAVASGGYAIAEHVHLSAPIAVVVAGLMIGNQGLGGAMSNKTREHLDSFWELVDESLNAVLFVLIGLEVLALTIKESFLLAGALLIPLVLLARALSIGVPLGLYRGFRNVSPGTVAVLTWGGIRGGISVALALSLPPGATRDLILTVTYMIVVFSIMVQGLTLAPVIRAFNQSANREFGAAEPEDRAPEPE